From the genome of Flavobacterium luteolum, one region includes:
- a CDS encoding TonB-dependent receptor domain-containing protein translates to MNLYLPLKLLITLLLFCLSCIANAQNETPKDSISNQLDEIVISQEKKTFTNSNGNIKVDVANSVYNSIPNPVDLLSRLPLVQVSSNRESISIVGKGNPLIYIDNQKVGMNDLNALAVADIKTIEIIQNPSSKYEAEGRAVILITRKLSKKDSFRTEISETASFKKNYNNYLGFNSSFKKGKLEWKANFNYNKLNPWESHSIAYQIPEANIVSDYNVSAVTYRNQYIFGGGLFYKINEEDYFSANVNGKMQSDTFDINTFTFNKNQDQINNVFTFSDNSSDKNFINSFVNYSKKIKAIDTKMFVGFQGSNFNQHLWSLVENNYNETELELSQNRNQKFNVDVFSGRIDLEKKFKNDMNWEYGGLYSSANSKSDYDVFDYDKNENTSFDYHFKEANLAAYTQLSGKIKKFSFSAGLRIENTNVSGKYSTDNAFLVDKNYTNLFPKAQFSFSIDSTKSLTVDYSKSISRPNYSSLSMIATYINPYFIYGSNINLGPTFMDVISTVFQYHDKSVKLTLYQNKNPIYQDFVFDNQNNVLTLTEKNFQKETGYNIEFTLPFTYKIWTNTNSLVFATNKIEDQSALFNSSKTYLYYYSNNSFKLPKDFTFVLSFWGATKQKEGVFERNAKLIFDLSLAKSFGKNWNCTLNYNDIFKNTIYTERFTINNISSRARYLVDANEISIAVRYSFGKIKDSEFKEKSVNESENRIR, encoded by the coding sequence ATGAATCTTTATCTGCCTTTAAAACTTCTAATAACACTTTTACTTTTTTGTCTTTCATGTATTGCCAATGCTCAGAACGAAACACCAAAAGATTCTATTTCAAATCAATTAGATGAAATTGTAATCAGTCAGGAGAAAAAAACATTTACAAACTCAAACGGAAACATAAAAGTTGATGTTGCCAATTCGGTTTACAATTCAATTCCAAATCCGGTTGATTTGCTTTCGAGGCTTCCTTTGGTTCAGGTAAGTTCAAATCGCGAAAGTATTTCGATCGTGGGTAAAGGAAATCCGTTAATTTATATTGATAATCAGAAAGTCGGAATGAACGATTTAAATGCTTTAGCTGTCGCTGATATCAAAACAATTGAAATCATTCAGAATCCGTCGTCTAAATATGAAGCTGAAGGGCGTGCTGTAATTTTAATTACACGGAAACTCAGTAAAAAAGATAGTTTTAGAACCGAAATTTCAGAAACAGCTTCTTTCAAAAAGAATTACAATAATTATTTAGGTTTTAATTCTAGCTTTAAGAAAGGTAAATTAGAATGGAAAGCCAATTTCAATTATAATAAACTAAATCCTTGGGAAAGCCACAGTATTGCGTATCAAATTCCAGAGGCCAATATTGTTTCAGATTATAATGTTTCGGCGGTTACGTATAGAAATCAGTACATTTTTGGTGGAGGTTTATTTTATAAAATAAATGAGGAAGATTATTTTTCGGCAAATGTAAATGGGAAAATGCAAAGCGATACTTTCGATATCAATACTTTTACTTTTAATAAAAATCAAGATCAGATAAATAATGTTTTTACTTTTAGTGATAATTCGAGCGACAAAAATTTTATTAATTCATTTGTGAATTATTCAAAAAAAATAAAAGCTATCGATACAAAGATGTTTGTTGGTTTTCAAGGTTCCAATTTCAATCAACATTTATGGAGTTTGGTAGAGAACAATTATAATGAAACCGAATTGGAGCTGTCGCAGAACCGAAATCAAAAGTTTAATGTTGATGTTTTTTCTGGAAGAATTGATTTAGAGAAAAAGTTCAAGAATGATATGAATTGGGAATATGGTGGACTTTATTCATCGGCAAATTCCAAATCAGATTATGATGTTTTTGATTATGATAAAAACGAAAACACTTCTTTTGATTATCATTTTAAAGAAGCCAATTTAGCTGCCTATACACAGCTTTCGGGAAAAATTAAAAAATTCAGTTTCTCTGCTGGTTTAAGAATTGAAAATACCAATGTCAGTGGTAAATACAGTACAGATAACGCGTTTTTAGTTGATAAAAACTATACTAATCTTTTTCCAAAAGCGCAGTTTTCGTTTTCTATAGATAGCACCAAGAGTTTGACTGTAGATTATTCTAAAAGTATTTCGAGGCCTAATTATTCGTCTTTGAGTATGATTGCAACGTATATAAATCCGTATTTTATTTATGGCAGTAATATCAATCTCGGACCAACATTTATGGATGTGATTTCAACGGTTTTTCAATATCATGATAAATCTGTAAAACTGACTTTATATCAAAATAAAAATCCTATTTATCAAGATTTTGTATTTGACAATCAGAATAATGTTTTGACTCTTACCGAGAAAAATTTTCAGAAAGAAACGGGTTATAATATTGAATTTACGTTGCCGTTTACTTATAAAATTTGGACAAATACCAATTCTTTAGTTTTTGCGACCAATAAAATTGAGGATCAATCGGCATTGTTTAATTCTTCTAAAACCTACTTGTATTATTATTCGAATAACAGTTTCAAACTGCCAAAGGATTTTACTTTTGTTCTATCTTTTTGGGGTGCAACCAAACAAAAAGAGGGAGTTTTTGAAAGAAATGCAAAACTGATTTTTGATTTGTCTTTGGCAAAATCATTTGGTAAAAATTGGAATTGTACTTTAAATTATAATGATATTTTTAAAAATACAATTTATACTGAACGATTTACAATTAATAATATAAGTTCTAGAGCTAGATATTTAGTTGATGCTAACGAGATTTCTATTGCAGTTCGTTATTCTTTCGGAAAAATAAAAGATTCTGAATTCAAAGAAAAAAGCGTGAATGAAAGTGAAAATAGAATTAGATAA
- a CDS encoding response regulator transcription factor, whose amino-acid sequence MKRLLLAEDDFDFAAILKQYLELHQFEVIWAENGEIALDYFKNQAFDICIFDVMMPKMDGFSLAEKIININPEIPFIFLTARKLKEDKIIGLKLGADDYIAKPFEVDELVLRLQNILKRIEQKRSLEGNNIIEIGSYIFDNERLTLNNKNHVQQLTEMEASLIEYLYLNHNQLLKRDQILMSVWKKDDYFSGRSMDVFISRLRKYFNSDPKIKIESVRNIGLEFKIEKP is encoded by the coding sequence TTGAAAAGATTACTTTTAGCCGAAGACGATTTTGATTTTGCTGCAATTTTAAAACAATATCTAGAACTGCATCAATTTGAAGTAATCTGGGCAGAAAACGGCGAGATAGCTTTGGACTATTTTAAAAACCAGGCTTTTGATATTTGTATTTTTGATGTCATGATGCCCAAAATGGACGGATTTTCATTGGCTGAAAAAATAATTAACATCAATCCAGAAATTCCTTTTATTTTTCTAACAGCTAGAAAGCTCAAAGAAGATAAAATTATTGGTCTAAAACTTGGCGCAGATGATTATATCGCAAAACCTTTTGAAGTCGACGAACTGGTTCTTCGTTTACAGAATATTCTAAAGAGAATAGAGCAAAAAAGAAGTTTGGAGGGGAATAATATAATTGAAATTGGTTCGTATATTTTTGATAATGAACGTTTGACTCTGAATAATAAAAACCATGTTCAACAGCTTACAGAGATGGAAGCTTCACTTATTGAGTATCTCTATCTCAACCATAATCAGTTACTAAAGAGAGATCAGATTTTAATGTCGGTTTGGAAAAAAGACGATTATTTCTCAGGACGAAGCATGGATGTTTTTATTAGCAGACTTAGAAAATATTTTAATTCAGATCCAAAAATCAAAATAGAAAGCGTTCGCAATATCGGATTAGAATTTAAAATAGAAAAACCTTGA
- a CDS encoding RsmD family RNA methyltransferase, with translation MRIISGKYKGRRIFPPKNLPVRPTTDMSKEALFNVLNNHFNFDSLKVLDLFSGTGNISYEFASRGSAPITSVDGDFGCVKFIKQVSSEYDFDIAATKSDVFKFLENCRTTYDIIFADPPYGLDQATFEKIVLTVFERDLLEDDGMMIIEHSKYTKLDHMSNFSFQKSYGGSFFSFFELNSTDDDEELPHDASKKESEEDEG, from the coding sequence ATGAGAATCATTTCAGGAAAATACAAAGGACGCCGAATTTTTCCGCCAAAAAATCTACCTGTAAGACCAACGACTGACATGAGTAAAGAAGCATTGTTTAATGTTTTGAATAATCATTTTAATTTTGACAGTTTAAAGGTTTTAGATTTATTTTCGGGAACAGGAAACATCAGTTATGAGTTTGCTTCACGCGGAAGTGCTCCTATCACCTCCGTTGATGGCGATTTTGGATGCGTAAAATTCATTAAGCAAGTTTCGTCAGAATATGATTTTGATATTGCTGCAACCAAAAGCGATGTTTTCAAATTTTTAGAAAACTGCAGAACCACTTACGACATTATCTTTGCAGACCCTCCTTACGGATTGGATCAGGCAACTTTTGAGAAAATTGTTCTAACGGTTTTTGAAAGAGATTTATTGGAAGATGACGGAATGATGATTATCGAGCATTCAAAATATACCAAATTGGATCATATGAGTAATTTTTCTTTCCAGAAAAGTTATGGCGGTTCTTTCTTTAGTTTTTTTGAATTGAATTCGACAGACGATGATGAAGAATTACCACACGATGCTTCTAAAAAAGAATCTGAAGAAGACGAAGGATAA
- a CDS encoding sensor histidine kinase: MKQRINLLITFSVIALIVLMTVQCYLVKTAYEYKVAQFHTQIKNEIAQISNNYSDIDSALVAKREMLYKSLSEKYIKGKNTKLDLKIGVLQNEYQSAVTREIQRKFERDLPNFKIDFAIVLNKFILYQSAKKADTIFSEKPFIHNKLYGNLASLNHAFLVRNYVGTTNGTFENQEYQLLTEDSMYVSVMDWEMIILKRMTFILILSLLSILTLITLFVIALKALIKQKKVSDVKTDFINNITHELKTPLATLGISTKILAQKSIRDNDENFNAIVSTISRQNNRLQNLIDQVMANSLAENEIELQKEKIDAEDFLLSIVNDFKIAFPKINLKTDFQTAKTILVLDKFHLTTAFLNVLENAVKYGSNTITVKTRIAENQFSISFEDDGIGIAKNKQAFLFEKFYRVEQGNLHNTKGLGLGLYYVDQIVKAHQGSVNVISELGKGTQFTILLKV; this comes from the coding sequence ATGAAACAAAGAATCAATTTATTAATCACATTTTCTGTCATTGCGCTAATTGTGCTCATGACAGTACAATGTTATTTGGTAAAAACAGCCTACGAATATAAAGTGGCACAGTTTCATACGCAGATTAAAAATGAAATTGCCCAGATTTCGAATAATTATAGCGATATTGATTCGGCTTTGGTTGCAAAAAGAGAAATGCTTTACAAAAGCCTTTCGGAAAAATATATAAAAGGAAAAAACACCAAACTGGATCTTAAAATTGGCGTTTTACAAAATGAATACCAGAGCGCTGTAACTCGAGAAATCCAAAGAAAATTTGAAAGAGATTTACCTAATTTTAAAATTGATTTTGCGATTGTTCTCAACAAGTTTATTTTGTATCAAAGTGCAAAAAAAGCCGATACGATTTTCTCGGAAAAGCCTTTTATCCATAATAAGTTGTACGGAAATCTGGCTTCTTTAAATCATGCTTTTTTAGTGCGAAATTATGTTGGAACAACCAACGGAACTTTTGAAAATCAGGAATATCAATTACTGACAGAAGACTCCATGTACGTTTCTGTAATGGATTGGGAAATGATTATTTTGAAGCGAATGACTTTTATTCTCATTCTGTCTCTATTATCAATTTTGACTTTAATTACGCTTTTTGTTATTGCCTTAAAAGCTTTAATCAAACAGAAAAAAGTGAGTGATGTAAAAACCGATTTCATCAACAATATTACACACGAACTTAAAACGCCTTTGGCAACTTTAGGGATTTCGACAAAGATTTTAGCACAAAAAAGCATTCGTGACAATGACGAAAATTTTAATGCCATTGTGAGTACAATTTCACGTCAGAATAACCGTCTGCAAAATCTAATCGATCAGGTTATGGCGAATTCTTTAGCAGAAAATGAAATTGAATTGCAAAAGGAAAAAATAGATGCCGAAGATTTCCTGCTTTCTATTGTCAATGATTTTAAAATTGCTTTTCCAAAAATCAATCTTAAAACCGATTTTCAGACAGCGAAAACTATTCTGGTTTTGGATAAATTTCATTTGACAACTGCTTTCTTAAATGTTCTAGAAAATGCTGTAAAATACGGATCGAACACTATAACGGTAAAAACAAGAATTGCAGAAAACCAGTTTTCTATTAGTTTTGAAGATGATGGAATTGGAATTGCAAAAAACAAACAAGCATTTCTTTTCGAGAAGTTTTATCGTGTTGAACAAGGAAATCTGCATAATACAAAAGGCTTAGGTTTAGGATTATATTATGTTGATCAGATTGTAAAAGCACATCAAGGCTCTGTTAACGTTATTAGCGAGTTAGGAAAAGGAACTCAGTTTACTATTTTATTAAAAGTTTAA